In Streptomyces hawaiiensis, one genomic interval encodes:
- a CDS encoding DEAD/DEAH box helicase, with translation MAAVRFGADLQWVAAAPRWQRYLRFPGDSDELRDGAVRDAVLERGIPARQAWTELCAFLADAHIVVAYNGTGLDFPVVTEAAKEAGSSDPLAAVRPVDALYLAHALWPTAPSHRLQDLTRQLGLHRTDLRAHTADGDTALLVRLLERAAAEFADRTHGLRELVADVCPDSDAWRLLRELAEGERAAERVPLLWEQAHVARLLGDEFSQHPPRRKSDGKTPGRGAVVVPDELRGADGRVDPTSLARVVHGPRVEPRPAQQRMTATLHDWTDQGVSGLLEAPTGTGKSYAVLAAALDWLAGGADRTAVIATYTKQLQSQMAKDIQDLERALPGVLGIADLVKGKSNRLSLAALTKTLAEASRGRRSRSTARGRARWSQGLRFRELAVFLALRLLAAKEPPQSWAAKSVDPVDLPAFFTDYMGPGLSFWLESLSQRDGDYGPGTGNPLTVHTDTVREAIGSHRLILANHVLVLSHLDDLRAVGPEVLLVIDESHELENAATSALTVAVDYQDLEAVLSEHQAWIAEAHPGPAQDRAASAIADLERLLDDERLPRMAAQAFDAQAKGVGVRIGNRATTLASPYTGTSGTRDTRRLSLFLDRIAKALVACRITLERYVVQHAAHIDPLVEERLNALASRTDSLITALDRVTSDIRAFLDPAVTLDEALPSRVIHLEELAEPKAELRSYRFRIATSPVDLPADPEWRRYLESFDRVHYVSATLRVAGEWDFVRSRLGLPEGLPALALPSPFNLRNQAEVVCFSDFPSWAEQEEGALRTVAHQVAGFATEMTRARSDGNGFDGGGMILTTARSTAAGIGFHLVEELRSRGLDSPVVEALTLGNGRAYQAFTDRRDGGGFLVGTKGLWQGVDVSDAERLRLVWINKLPFAPFAAPIVEARRAAVAERAEHAGHPDPDGAATEHYYLPLAALQLRQAVGRLIRSDRHRGVVVISDRKLAGQSSLRRSYRRAFLGSLGDGLERPDPDTGDIGGGNVTTMAEGWRSIWEFMADQGVLDPARAVELCTDEALERHTLLPHTRRIRELALTPEETRKLREKGLLAEEVRERSAHIGGLLGLSDESVALKPAQQTVITAAAEGRNVLGLLPTGFGKSFTFQLPALVLPGVTVVVSPLVALMHDQALELNRSIGGAVRALISPLRESSSRAGKTEVTDQLLGRADHGIRLVYVSPERLCQRRFRETVRAAAAAGRVTRIAVDEAHTLAQWEDFRPSMRRVSRFLDELRRAHGVAVTAVTATANRAVHEALREGLFALPAEVPEPGSAEADAEAERPSVVGGLVTVRENPIRPELAVFRRSLDRLGQGGVAGLVERVVDALVGHAILYCLTVKEVNTLYTHLREYVGDAGIRVLRFHGRLTEAEKAAVMTEFREAPREGDDNFAPVVIVATSAFGLGVNRPDVRTVMCVSPPTDLAALYQQIGRAGRDSAGRGTSDEGPVNSGLALATSRGLRMVRFMTGQELAPSLLRRMGALVLAQNHGTLDPVRLADVLMAEDAATGVLNESELEDRHTQERYQGGIMRVFSALADLGAVEDLGDHPPYCAVKPGDLRSTRYGTEQTGTPAEESTAEEAELARTEQTVIETVLSWDSPRNVDVRLLDQELADHCPGYRAVTDGPAATWELLADLHDRGLLDVSAAPSRRLVTGLAVRARTLPDGFFPLLGRRGRRASEELARLKNFFDSTTVCAQRVFADYFGITEPPESCCTTVSCRCSACWDTGRWPVEERRPAVAEAFHSPRPRDGGRMDTSLRDQRVDLQLHRLLQLQPQGVHPRRLWHALRGDESSYNPRSQKMIPLPRAIRDSRHFGGRADLPYHAVGESLKRLAAGAVAVEGHDGLWRAARPALHAGNGSARKENGA, from the coding sequence GTGGCAGCCGTCAGATTCGGCGCCGACCTGCAATGGGTGGCGGCAGCGCCTCGCTGGCAGCGGTACCTCAGATTCCCTGGGGACAGCGACGAGCTGCGCGACGGGGCTGTGCGGGACGCGGTGCTCGAACGGGGGATCCCCGCGCGGCAGGCATGGACGGAGCTGTGCGCCTTCCTCGCCGACGCCCACATCGTCGTCGCCTACAACGGCACAGGGCTGGACTTCCCCGTCGTCACTGAGGCGGCGAAGGAAGCCGGTAGCAGCGACCCGCTCGCCGCCGTACGCCCCGTCGATGCTCTGTATCTCGCCCATGCCCTGTGGCCCACAGCCCCTTCCCACCGGCTTCAGGACCTGACGCGGCAGCTCGGTTTACACAGGACGGACCTGCGTGCCCACACCGCGGACGGTGATACGGCCCTCCTCGTCCGCCTGCTGGAGCGGGCCGCCGCCGAGTTCGCCGACAGGACCCACGGGTTGCGCGAACTCGTCGCCGACGTCTGCCCCGACTCCGACGCGTGGCGGCTGCTGCGGGAACTCGCCGAGGGGGAGAGGGCCGCCGAACGGGTACCGCTCCTGTGGGAGCAGGCGCACGTTGCCCGTCTGCTGGGTGACGAGTTCAGTCAGCACCCACCGCGCCGGAAGTCTGACGGCAAGACACCGGGCCGTGGCGCCGTCGTTGTTCCGGACGAGCTCCGCGGCGCCGACGGCCGGGTCGATCCGACCTCTCTCGCCCGCGTCGTGCACGGCCCCCGGGTCGAACCGCGGCCCGCCCAGCAGAGGATGACCGCGACGCTGCACGACTGGACCGACCAAGGCGTCAGCGGACTGCTGGAAGCACCCACCGGCACTGGCAAGAGCTACGCGGTGCTCGCCGCCGCGCTCGACTGGCTCGCCGGTGGCGCTGACCGTACGGCGGTCATCGCCACCTACACCAAGCAGTTGCAGAGCCAGATGGCCAAGGACATCCAGGATCTGGAGCGCGCCTTGCCCGGCGTCCTCGGCATCGCCGACCTGGTCAAGGGCAAGTCCAACCGGCTCTCCCTCGCGGCTCTCACGAAGACCCTCGCCGAAGCCTCGCGCGGGCGCCGCTCCAGGAGCACGGCACGCGGCCGTGCACGCTGGTCGCAGGGACTCCGCTTCCGCGAGCTCGCCGTCTTCCTCGCCCTGCGCCTGCTCGCGGCGAAGGAGCCGCCGCAGTCCTGGGCGGCGAAGTCCGTCGACCCGGTCGACCTGCCCGCCTTCTTCACCGACTACATGGGCCCCGGCCTTTCCTTCTGGCTGGAGTCACTGTCTCAGCGCGACGGCGACTACGGTCCCGGTACGGGCAACCCTCTCACCGTGCACACCGACACGGTCCGCGAGGCCATCGGCAGCCATCGCCTCATCCTTGCCAACCACGTGCTCGTCCTCTCCCACCTGGACGACCTGCGTGCCGTCGGACCAGAGGTGCTCCTCGTGATCGACGAGTCGCACGAGCTGGAGAACGCCGCCACGTCCGCGCTGACCGTGGCCGTCGACTACCAGGACCTGGAAGCGGTGCTGTCGGAACATCAGGCCTGGATCGCGGAAGCGCACCCGGGCCCGGCACAGGACCGGGCCGCCTCCGCGATCGCCGACCTGGAACGGCTACTCGACGACGAACGGCTTCCCCGGATGGCGGCGCAGGCCTTCGACGCGCAGGCCAAAGGAGTGGGCGTACGGATCGGCAACCGGGCGACCACGCTCGCCAGCCCCTACACCGGCACCTCCGGCACCCGGGACACCCGGCGGCTGTCGCTGTTCCTGGACCGTATCGCCAAAGCGCTCGTGGCCTGCCGCATCACACTAGAACGGTACGTCGTCCAGCACGCCGCCCACATCGACCCGCTGGTCGAGGAACGACTGAACGCGCTGGCATCCCGCACCGACTCCCTCATCACGGCTCTCGACCGCGTCACCTCCGACATCAGAGCCTTCCTCGACCCCGCTGTCACGCTGGACGAAGCTCTCCCCTCGCGGGTCATCCACTTGGAGGAACTGGCCGAACCCAAGGCAGAGCTGCGCTCTTACCGCTTCCGTATCGCCACCAGCCCCGTCGACCTGCCCGCGGATCCGGAGTGGCGGCGCTACTTGGAGTCGTTCGACCGCGTCCACTACGTCTCCGCAACCCTCCGTGTGGCGGGGGAGTGGGACTTCGTACGCAGCCGGCTGGGGCTGCCGGAGGGCCTGCCGGCTCTGGCCTTGCCCTCCCCGTTCAACCTGCGGAACCAGGCCGAAGTGGTGTGCTTTTCCGACTTCCCGTCCTGGGCCGAACAGGAGGAGGGCGCCCTGCGCACCGTCGCTCACCAAGTGGCCGGATTCGCCACGGAGATGACACGTGCCCGCTCCGATGGAAACGGGTTCGACGGTGGTGGCATGATCCTCACCACCGCCCGTTCGACCGCAGCGGGCATCGGGTTCCACCTCGTGGAGGAACTGCGCTCCCGCGGCCTGGACAGCCCGGTCGTCGAGGCGCTCACCCTGGGAAACGGCCGCGCCTACCAGGCATTCACCGACCGGCGGGACGGCGGGGGCTTCCTCGTCGGCACAAAAGGCCTCTGGCAGGGCGTCGATGTCTCCGACGCCGAGCGGTTGCGTCTCGTCTGGATCAACAAACTGCCCTTCGCGCCCTTCGCCGCCCCGATCGTGGAAGCCCGGCGCGCTGCCGTCGCCGAACGTGCCGAGCACGCCGGCCACCCCGACCCGGACGGTGCCGCCACCGAGCACTACTACCTGCCGCTCGCCGCTCTCCAGCTCCGCCAGGCGGTCGGCCGGCTCATCCGGTCCGACCGGCACCGCGGCGTCGTCGTCATCAGTGACCGCAAACTCGCGGGACAGAGCAGCCTGCGCCGCTCCTACCGGCGTGCCTTCCTCGGCAGTCTCGGCGACGGACTGGAACGCCCCGACCCGGACACCGGTGACATCGGCGGTGGCAACGTCACCACCATGGCCGAAGGATGGCGCAGCATCTGGGAGTTCATGGCCGACCAAGGAGTCCTGGACCCGGCCCGCGCCGTCGAACTGTGCACCGACGAAGCCCTCGAACGGCACACCCTCCTGCCGCACACCCGGCGCATCCGCGAACTGGCGCTGACTCCCGAGGAGACACGGAAGCTGCGGGAAAAGGGCCTCCTCGCCGAGGAGGTCAGGGAACGCTCCGCACACATCGGCGGCCTGCTGGGGCTCTCCGACGAATCCGTGGCCCTTAAACCGGCCCAGCAGACCGTCATCACCGCCGCTGCCGAGGGCCGCAACGTACTCGGACTGCTGCCCACCGGCTTCGGCAAGAGCTTCACCTTCCAGCTGCCCGCGTTGGTCCTACCCGGCGTCACCGTCGTCGTCAGCCCGCTCGTCGCCCTCATGCACGACCAAGCATTAGAACTCAACCGGTCCATCGGCGGAGCGGTCCGCGCGCTGATCTCCCCGCTGCGGGAGTCCAGCAGCAGGGCCGGCAAGACGGAAGTGACGGACCAGCTCCTCGGCCGGGCCGACCACGGCATCCGCCTGGTCTACGTCAGCCCGGAACGCCTCTGCCAGCGGCGCTTCCGCGAGACCGTAAGAGCAGCCGCAGCGGCGGGCCGGGTGACCCGGATCGCCGTCGACGAGGCCCACACACTGGCGCAGTGGGAGGACTTCCGGCCGAGCATGCGCCGGGTCAGCCGGTTCCTGGACGAACTGCGCCGCGCACACGGTGTGGCCGTCACCGCGGTGACAGCCACCGCCAACCGCGCCGTCCACGAGGCCCTGCGCGAGGGGCTGTTTGCCTTGCCCGCCGAGGTGCCCGAGCCCGGTTCGGCCGAGGCTGACGCCGAAGCGGAACGCCCCAGCGTCGTCGGCGGGCTCGTGACCGTGCGGGAGAACCCGATCCGGCCCGAACTCGCCGTCTTTCGCCGCTCGCTCGACCGACTGGGGCAGGGCGGCGTGGCAGGGCTGGTGGAGCGCGTGGTCGACGCGCTCGTCGGCCACGCCATCCTGTACTGCCTCACCGTCAAAGAGGTCAACACCCTCTACACACACCTGCGTGAGTACGTCGGTGACGCAGGCATCCGCGTGCTGCGGTTCCACGGCCGCCTGACGGAGGCGGAGAAGGCGGCCGTCATGACGGAGTTCCGGGAGGCGCCGCGCGAGGGCGACGACAACTTCGCGCCGGTCGTCATCGTCGCCACTTCCGCGTTCGGGCTCGGCGTAAACCGGCCCGATGTGCGCACCGTGATGTGTGTGTCGCCGCCCACCGACCTGGCAGCGCTGTACCAGCAGATCGGGCGGGCCGGACGCGACAGCGCGGGCCGGGGGACGAGTGATGAAGGGCCCGTCAACAGCGGCCTTGCCCTTGCCACGAGCCGGGGACTGCGCATGGTCCGCTTCATGACCGGCCAGGAACTGGCCCCTTCCCTGCTGCGGCGCATGGGCGCCCTGGTGCTCGCACAGAACCACGGAACACTCGACCCGGTGCGACTGGCCGACGTCCTCATGGCCGAGGACGCGGCGACCGGCGTGCTGAATGAGTCAGAGCTGGAGGACCGGCACACGCAGGAGCGCTACCAGGGCGGCATCATGCGGGTTTTCAGCGCGCTCGCCGACCTCGGAGCCGTAGAGGACCTCGGTGACCACCCGCCGTACTGCGCGGTCAAGCCCGGCGACCTGCGGTCGACGCGGTACGGCACAGAGCAGACCGGAACCCCTGCCGAGGAGTCCACAGCAGAGGAAGCCGAACTCGCACGGACCGAGCAGACCGTCATCGAAACCGTTCTCTCCTGGGACAGCCCCAGGAACGTCGACGTCCGGCTCCTCGACCAGGAACTCGCCGACCACTGCCCCGGCTACCGCGCGGTCACCGACGGTCCCGCGGCCACCTGGGAACTCCTCGCCGACCTGCACGACCGCGGGCTCCTGGACGTCTCGGCGGCCCCCAGCCGCCGCCTGGTCACCGGACTTGCCGTGCGCGCCCGCACCCTGCCCGATGGCTTCTTTCCGCTGCTCGGCCGACGGGGCCGTCGAGCCTCGGAGGAACTGGCCAGATTGAAGAACTTCTTCGACTCGACCACGGTCTGCGCCCAGCGGGTCTTCGCCGACTACTTCGGCATCACCGAACCACCCGAGAGCTGCTGCACCACAGTCAGCTGCCGCTGCTCCGCCTGCTGGGACACCGGCCGCTGGCCTGTGGAGGAACGGCGCCCCGCCGTCGCCGAGGCGTTCCACAGCCCACGTCCGCGCGACGGCGGCCGCATGGACACCTCGCTGAGGGACCAGCGTGTTGACCTCCAGCTCCATCGGCTGCTGCAGCTCCAGCCGCAGGGGGTGCATCCGCGCCGGCTCTGGCACGCGCTGCGCGGCGACGAATCCTCCTACAACCCGAGGAGCCAAAAGATGATCCCCCTGCCGCGGGCGATACGGGACAGCCGCCACTTCGGAGGCCGCGCCGACCTTCCCTATCACGCGGTCGGCGAAAGCTTGAAGAGGCTGGCCGCCGGCGCAGTCGCCGTCGAGGGCCACGACGGCCTCTGGCGCGCGGCCCGCCCGGCACTCCACGCGGGGAACGGATCAGCGCGGAAGGAGAACGGGGCGTGA